GGAGTGCATCCACGGAAAGAAAGTTGACTTGACATGTGTCAGTAACATTTCGCAAATCTTTTCACCTCACACGTTTCTTCTTCTTTTCATCCCTGCAGGAACAGAACAGCGGAGAGTGGAAGCATCCAACCGACTCACCCAACACCCAAGGATCCTGACCACCGTCTCGGTGATGAAACCATCGTACCCCACGATCACCACGCCCACTTCCGCATCCTACGCTATGCCGGCGTCCTCCAGGTTCCCGTCGCTGGCGGATGCGAACGACGGCGGTGACGTCGGCGGAGGTGGCATTGGCGGTGGCGGTGCTGCTGGTGGTGCCACCGGCGGTGGCGGTGCTGCTGGTGGTGCCACAGGCGGCGGCAGTGCTACTGGTGGTGCCACCGGCGGTGGTGGTACTGCTGGcggtggcgtgggcggcggcggtgctACGGGCGGGGGAGCTGCcggtggcgtgggcggcggcggtgctgcTGGAGGcatcggcggtggcggtggcggtgggggTGGCGGGACGTGGTGCGTGGCGAGCCAGAGCGCGAGCACGTCCGCGCTGCAGGTGGCGCTGGACTATGCGTGCGGCTACAGCGGCGTAGACTGCTCGGCCATCCAGACAGGTGGGAGCTGCTTCAACCCGGATACCATCCACGACCATGCGTCCTACGCCTTCAACAGCTACTACCAGAAGA
The Triticum dicoccoides isolate Atlit2015 ecotype Zavitan chromosome 3A, WEW_v2.0, whole genome shotgun sequence genome window above contains:
- the LOC119268452 gene encoding keratin, type I cytoskeletal 9-like codes for the protein MARFLRPSNCIAYLLLLLAFCCCGTEQRRVEASNRLTQHPRILTTVSVMKPSYPTITTPTSASYAMPASSRFPSLADANDGGDVGGGGIGGGGAAGGATGGGGAAGGATGGGSATGGATGGGGTAGGGVGGGGATGGGAAGGVGGGGAAGGIGGGGGGGGGGTWCVASQSASTSALQVALDYACGYSGVDCSAIQTGGSCFNPDTIHDHASYAFNSYYQKNPLPTSCDFGGTATITTTDPSSGSCQYPASSGGAQGTMPPPSPTTLTPTTPMTPTPMTPFTPTPMTPDTPSTGTPMYGSNSPPDFGSMSPPGPGSNSPPDYSDVGGAPATAMGRATLALVSILAATLSMSLAT